Genomic DNA from Nocardioides aquaticus:
CACGTCCAGGCGCAGCCCCTCGACCCCCCGCACGCCGTCGGGGTCGGGGACCGAGGTGATCCGCATCGCGGGGGCGTGGACGAAGAGGTAGCGCGTGCTGCACGCCAGCGCGTCGGCCACGGTGGGGGAGTTCTCGATGGCCAGCGCCAGCGGGCCGAGCAGGGAGAGGTCCTGGCGCCGGGCGATCCGCAGCCCGAGGTCGGGCCGGTCCAGCTCGGCAGCCGCCAGCTCGAGCACCCCGGCCAGCGCCAGGTCGGGCACCAGCAGGTCGTCGGTGTCGAGCGCCGCCGGGTCCAGCCCGGACCGCCGGGCCAGCGCCTCCGCGTCGCCCCCGAGCGCGGTGACCTCGTCGCGGAACCCGCGCAGCCCGGCGGAGCGGATGACCGACATGTCGTCCAGGATCAACGACTTGTCGCGCAGGATCAAGAATGGCGGTGTCCGACGGCGCAGGATGGAGCCATGAGCACCGACGACCTCCCCCTGCCCGCCCACGTCGACGTCGTCGTGGTCGGCGCCGGCCTGTCCGGCATCGGCGCGGGCTACCGCCTGCAGACCGAGTGCCCCGACCGCGGCTACCTGATCCTGGAGTCCCGCGAGACCATGGGCGGCACCTGGGACCTGTTCACCTACCCCGGCGTCCGCTCCGACTCCGACATGTTCACCCTCGGCTACCAGTTCAAGCCCTGGCGCGAGGCCAAGGCGATCGCCGACGGCCCCTCGATCCTGCGCTACATCCAGGAGACCGCCGCCGAGTTCGGCATCGACGAGCACATCCGGTACTCGACCAAGGTGGTCTCCGCCGACTTCTCCACCGCCGAGGCGCGCTGGACGCTGACCCTGGACCACCGCGGCGAGCGCACCACGATGACCTGCGACTTCCTCTACTCCTGCGCGGGCTACTACGACTACGACGACACCTACACCCCCGACTTCCCGGGGATCGAGGAGTACGCCGGGACGGTCGCCCACCCGCAGTTCTGGCCGGCCGACCTGGACTACAGCGACCAGAAGGTCGTCGTGATCGGCAGCGGCGCCACCGCGGTGACGCTGGTGCCGTCGATGACCAGCGGCGAGGGCCGCGCCGAGCACGTCACGATGCTCCAGCGCAGCCCCACCTGGATCAGCGCCGTGCCCAGCCGCGACGCCAAGGCCGACTTCCTGCGCGCCCACCTGCCGGCGGGCCTGGCCCACACGCTGGTGCGGTCGAAGAACATCGCCTTCGGCACGGCGTTCTACCAGTTCTGCCAGCAGCGCCCGCAGCAGGCGCGCAAGCTGCTGCTCGGGATGACGATGAAGCTGCTCGGTGACGAGCAGATGGTCGCCGACCACTTCACGCCGACCTACGACCCCTGGGACCAGCGCCTGTGCGCGGTGCCCAGCGGCGACCTCTTCAAGGCGATCAAGGCCGGCGATGCCGAGGTCGTCACCGACACCATCGACTCGTTCGTGCCCGAGGGGATCCGGCTCAGCTCGGGGCGGGTGCTCGAGGCCGACGTCGTGGTCACCGCGACCGGCCTGCAGCTGCTGGCCTTCGGCGGGATCAGCCCGCAGGTCGACGGCGAGACCGTCCCGCTGTCGGAGCAGTTCGTCTGGCAGGGGGCGATGATGACCGGCGTCCCGAACTTCGCGGTCTGCATCGGCTACACCAACGCCTCCTGGACCCTGCGCGCCGACCTGTCCCACAAGCTGGTCTGCAAGGTCCTGAACTGGATGGACGGCCACGACTACGCCGCGGTCGAGCCGCGCCCGGACCGCGACCTCACCGAGCGGCCGCTGCTCGACCTGGCCGCCGGCTACGTGCAGCGCTCGATCGACGCCTTCCCGCGCCAGGGCGACTCCGGGCCGTGGCGGGTGCGGCAGAACTACGTGCTGGACTCGATCACCACGCTGCGCACCAACCTCGCCAAGACGCTCGCGCCGACGCCGCGGTCGGCCGTACGCCGCGCGCAGGACGAGAAGGTCGCCTGATGCCCACCTCCTCCGAGCAGGCGCCCCGCACGATGCGTGCCCAGCGTCTCGACACCCGCACCCTGACCTTCGAGGTCACCGACGTCCCCGTGCCGACCCCGGGACCGGGCGAGGTGCTGATGAAGGTGGCGTTCTGCGGGATCTGCCACTCCGACCTCAGCCTGCTCGACGGCACCTTCCCCGCGATGGGACCGCCGGTGATCACCCAGGGCCACGAGGCCTCCGGCACGATCGCCGAGCTCGGTCCCGGCGTCACCGGCTGGTCGGTCGGGGACCGTGTCGTGCCGGCCGCCGGCCGCCCGTGCGGGCAGTGCCCGTCGTGCCGCCGCGCGGACCCCAGCAGCTGCACCGCGCTGGCGCTGATGGCCTTCGCCTACGACGGGGCGTGGGCGGAGTACACCGTCGCCCAGGCCGGCGGGCTGACCCGGATCCCTGACAACGTGTCGATGGAGCAGGCCGCGATCCTCGCCGACGCCGTCTCCACGCCGTACGGCGCCGTGGTCCACACCGGGCAGGTCCGCGTCGGCGAGGCCGTCGGCGTGTGGGGCGCCGGCGGCGTGGGCACCCACGTCGTCCAGCTGGCCCGGCTGGTCGGCGCCACGCCGATCGTCGCGGTCGACCTCGACGAGACCGTGCGCGCCCGGGCCCTCGAGCTCGGCGCCGACCTCGCCCTGGACTCCCGCGACCCCGACCTCGCCGCGAAGATCGCCGAGGTCACCGGCGGGGAGATGCTCGACGTCGCCTTCGACTCCGTCGGCCTCAAGGTCACCTTCGACCAGGCCCTGGCCAGCCTCGGCTCGCGCGGGCGCCTGGTCGGCGTCGGGATGAGCGGCGAGGAGTGGTCGCTGGGCCCGAGCATGTGGTTCAACCTCAGCCGCAAGGAGGTCCGCGGCCACCTCGGCTACCGCGTCGAGGACATCGGGGTGCTGGCCCGGCTGGTCTCGACCGGCCGCCTCGACCTCAGCCGCTCCATCAGCGGGGTGGTCTCCCTCGAGGACGTCGGTGAGGGCATCCGGCGGCTGCACGAGCGCGAGGGCAGCCCGGTCCGGATCCTCGTGCAGCCCTGAGCCGCACCTGGCCCGGCCCGGGGTGCGGCGGGCCTAGGCTGCGCAGATGGACACCACCCGGCTCGCGGACGCCGACCGCACCCTGGCCGAGCACGAGGCGCACCTCGAGGCCGAGCTGGCGGCCCTGGTCGGCGGGCCCGCCGAGGCCGAGGGCATCCCCTTCGGCAAGCGGGTCGGCGAGGGGACCGCGGCCGCGGCGCACCGGATGTCGGCCGTCTCCACCCAGGAGCAGCTGCTGCGCTCGCTGACGGCGGTGCGCGACGCCCGCGCCCGGGTGGCCGACGGGACGTACGGCACCTGCGAGGTGTGCGGCGAGGAGATCCCGGCCGAGCGGCTCGAGGCGCGCCCGCACGTCTCGCGCTGCGTCGCGCACGCCTGAGCGGTCCGCCCCGCCGGGGCCCTGGCGCCCCTCAGGCCTCGACCGGGGGAGGCGTCGACGGCCCGCCCCCGTCGGGCACCGGGTCGCACTGGGTGAGCGTGATCGCCTTGTAGAGCTGGAACTCCTCCGACGAGACCGCCGCCTCGGGGTAGTCCTCGGGCGGGAGCGCGGCGTACCACCGCACGGCCTCGAGCAGCTGGTCGGCCCGGTCGGAGCCGTCGAGCTGCTCCTCGGCGAGCGGGACCGCCTCGACGAAGCGGGCGACGGTCTCGTCGTAGTCGCCCTCGTTGAACGCGTCGATCCCCGCCCGCACCTCGGCACAGGCGGGAGTCCTCGCGGGGGCCGCTCCGGTGGAGGGTGCGTCCGGCGCGTCGTCGGCCTCCGGGGACGGGGAGGTCGACGGGGAGGAGGACGGGGAGGACGACGGGTCCGGGGTGGGCTCATCGTCGGCAGCCGGGCCGCCGCAGGCCGCGAGGACGGGCAGCAGGAGCAGGACGGCGGCACGACGCATGCCGCCGAGGCTAGGCGAGGACACCGCCGTGGGGGACCATCCCCGGGGTTTCGCCGGTGGTCCCGCCAGCGCCGACGCCGCCCCGGACGGGACACACCCCACCGTTCGCCGCCGCCGACCACCCGGATGGGGCAGGGTGGTGCCTGTGCCCGGACGGGTGCGCGAACCTCATGAGGGAGTCACGAATGCGACGCAGCAGGATCCTGATGGCCACGACCGCCCTCAGCATGAGCTTCCTGGTGGGCGGGTGCGGTGGTGGCACCGACGCGTACTGCGAGGACCTGCGTTCGGCCGAGGACCAGTTCGCGGCCTTCGACAGCGAGCAGCCCAGTGCCGACGAGATCGAGGAGGCCATCTCGACCTTCCGCGACCTCGGGGAGCAGGCCCCGGACGAGGTGTCGGGGGACTGGGACGTCTTCCTGGGCGCCTTCGACGACCTGGAGAGCGCGCTCGAGGACGCCGGCATCGGGTTCGGCGACCTCGCCGACATCCAGGCCGGCGAGCTGCCCGAGGGCCTCGACGAGCAGGCCCTCCAGGACCTCGGTACCGAGATCGAGTCCCTCGGCGGCGACGAGATCGAGCAGGCCAGCGACGCGATCGAGGAGCACGCCTCCTCCGAGTGCGACGTGGACCTCAGCGGGTCCTGACCCGGTTGACCGGCACCCGACCAGCAGAACCCACCAGACAGGAGACGGACGTGCGACGTACGAAGATGATGATGGTTGGCAGCGCGCTCGCGCTCAGCCTGGCGCTCAGCGGCTGCGGCGGGGGCGACGAGGGGTCCGAGGAGCCGGCCCCCTCGGAGTCGGCCTCGGCCTCGGAGTCGGCCGAGACCCCGTCGGAGTCGCCCTCGGAGTCGGAGGAGGCGGCGCAGGCCGGCGGCTCGTCGGACTACTGCCAGCAGCTGGAGTCGGCGAACAAGCAGTTCACCGCCCTCGCGACCGGTGACCTGTCGCAGTTCGACGCGGCGATCACCACGCTGCAGGAGCTCGGCGACTCGGCCCCGCAGGAGATCTCCGGGGCGTGGCAGCAGGTGCTGGCGCCGCTCAACCAGCTGGAGACCGCGCTGCAGAAGGCCGGGCTGACCTTCGACGACCTCGACGGCCTCAGCCGCGGCGAGCTCCCGCAGGGCGTGGACCCGCAGTCGCTGCAGCAGCTGGCCACCGAGGTCCAGGGGCTCAACAGCGCAGGTTCCGCCGACGCCCAGGCCGAGATCACCGAGCAGGCCTCGACCGAGTGCGGGGTCGAGCTGGGTCAGTGACCCCTGCGTCCACCAGGACGCACGCACGACGACGGGGCACCCCGGCTCACCGGCCGGGGTGCCCCGTCGCTGCGTCCCGTCGCAGCGTCCCGCCGAGCCCTCACGCCCCGGCCGGCCGCGCCCGGCGCAGGCACTCCTCCAGCAGGTCGAGGTAGACCGCCACCGCGGTGTCGTCGGGCCGGGCCGACCACGCGGCCCAGGCCGTACGGGTGGCGGCGAGGGCGAGGTCGACGGTCAGGTCGGCACCCAGGGGGTCGGTCGGGTCCCGTTCGCGCAGCCAGTCGCGCAGGACCCCGGCGAGCTCCTCGCCGAGCTCCTGTGCCCGGTGGTCCAGGGCCGGGTCCGCCCCGAGCAGCCGACGCCGTCGGGACACCTCGTCCCGGCCTGCGCGGGTGAGGCCGAGGAGCACGGCGGAGACGGCGTCCCACGCCGCCAGCGCGGCCGGCTGCTCGGCGACCAGGACTGCCAGACGCTCCCGGTCGGCGGGGGAGGGGTCCAGCACGACGCCCTCCTTGGTGTGGAAGTAGTTGAAGAACGTGGTGCGCGAGACCCCGGCGGTCGCGGCGATCTCCTCGACACTGACCCCGGCGTACCCGCGCTCCTCGAAGAGCCGCCAGGCGGCCTCACGGATGTCGCGCCGCGCGGCGTCCTTCTTCTGCTCCCGCAGCCCCACGGTCGACCTCCTCCGGACCCGTCCGGGTCCCTCTCGATCAGGGGCGCCGCCCGGGGAATGAAACAGGCACCCCTCAAAGTTGTACCGCGTACACCTTTGCCGCACCAGGTCCCGCGCCACCACACCGGCCGGACCACGCCAGACCAGGAGCCCGCGTGACCCAGACCCCCACCGCACCGCCCGGCACCGACGAGGCCCTCCCGCCGGGGGCGTCCCGGCTGATCGCGCTACTCGTCGGCTCCGCCTTCGTGGTGATCCTCAACGAGACCATCATGAGCGTCGCGCTGCCCTCGC
This window encodes:
- a CDS encoding flavin-containing monooxygenase, producing the protein MSTDDLPLPAHVDVVVVGAGLSGIGAGYRLQTECPDRGYLILESRETMGGTWDLFTYPGVRSDSDMFTLGYQFKPWREAKAIADGPSILRYIQETAAEFGIDEHIRYSTKVVSADFSTAEARWTLTLDHRGERTTMTCDFLYSCAGYYDYDDTYTPDFPGIEEYAGTVAHPQFWPADLDYSDQKVVVIGSGATAVTLVPSMTSGEGRAEHVTMLQRSPTWISAVPSRDAKADFLRAHLPAGLAHTLVRSKNIAFGTAFYQFCQQRPQQARKLLLGMTMKLLGDEQMVADHFTPTYDPWDQRLCAVPSGDLFKAIKAGDAEVVTDTIDSFVPEGIRLSSGRVLEADVVVTATGLQLLAFGGISPQVDGETVPLSEQFVWQGAMMTGVPNFAVCIGYTNASWTLRADLSHKLVCKVLNWMDGHDYAAVEPRPDRDLTERPLLDLAAGYVQRSIDAFPRQGDSGPWRVRQNYVLDSITTLRTNLAKTLAPTPRSAVRRAQDEKVA
- a CDS encoding TraR/DksA family transcriptional regulator; this translates as MDTTRLADADRTLAEHEAHLEAELAALVGGPAEAEGIPFGKRVGEGTAAAAHRMSAVSTQEQLLRSLTAVRDARARVADGTYGTCEVCGEEIPAERLEARPHVSRCVAHA
- a CDS encoding zinc-binding dehydrogenase, with amino-acid sequence MPTSSEQAPRTMRAQRLDTRTLTFEVTDVPVPTPGPGEVLMKVAFCGICHSDLSLLDGTFPAMGPPVITQGHEASGTIAELGPGVTGWSVGDRVVPAAGRPCGQCPSCRRADPSSCTALALMAFAYDGAWAEYTVAQAGGLTRIPDNVSMEQAAILADAVSTPYGAVVHTGQVRVGEAVGVWGAGGVGTHVVQLARLVGATPIVAVDLDETVRARALELGADLALDSRDPDLAAKIAEVTGGEMLDVAFDSVGLKVTFDQALASLGSRGRLVGVGMSGEEWSLGPSMWFNLSRKEVRGHLGYRVEDIGVLARLVSTGRLDLSRSISGVVSLEDVGEGIRRLHEREGSPVRILVQP
- a CDS encoding TetR/AcrR family transcriptional regulator, coding for MGLREQKKDAARRDIREAAWRLFEERGYAGVSVEEIAATAGVSRTTFFNYFHTKEGVVLDPSPADRERLAVLVAEQPAALAAWDAVSAVLLGLTRAGRDEVSRRRRLLGADPALDHRAQELGEELAGVLRDWLRERDPTDPLGADLTVDLALAATRTAWAAWSARPDDTAVAVYLDLLEECLRRARPAGA